In Artemia franciscana chromosome 8, ASM3288406v1, whole genome shotgun sequence, a genomic segment contains:
- the LOC136029869 gene encoding alpha-(1,3)-fucosyltransferase 10-like — protein MFTKQILRFVFLWFNYSYAFGHRILWWTPFVNSEDFPINCGSRTCLISDNRSESDQASVITFYGTDFKPYDVPIPRKNQVWAILHEESPKNNPILCNPAIAEFFNYSATYSQFSDIPLTLVHLKSIEQIIDLTYFKSTQEKSIVAKKEGLASIIYVQSACDAPSQRDIYVKELMKFISIDSYGKCLNNKPLPTSLRNPTGSMEEPQFLDLISKYKFAIAFENAVTDDYITEKLWRPIRLGTVPIYLGAPNIKKWLPHENAAIVVTDFDSPKSLANYLHALNLDDEAYNQHLQHKMDQRVQNEKLLDAFKAKSWRDENGESFIDSFHCYLCEEAHKIDDLRQLDRHYSHHSDLRVFSCPLPTDPLTGIVNPSVWWTEYFVDSFLEGDVAQSFLKKNQNFSHDEFSNEVIRHLSHNPTIDEL, from the exons ATGTTTACAAAACAGATTCTTAGATTTGTATTTCTATGGTTCAACTACTCCTATGCTTTTGGTCATCGAATACTTTGGTGGACTCCTTTCGTTAACTCAGAAGATTTCCCCATTAATTGTGGGAGTAGAAcctgtttaatttctgataacAGGAGTGAATCAGACCAGGCATCT gtaattactttttatggcactgaCTTTAAACCATATGACGTCCCAATTCCAAGGAAGAATCAAGTGTGGGCTATACTCCATGAAGAATCGCCCAAGAACAACCCTATTCTTTGTAACCCTGCAATAGCagaatttttcaactattcAGCAACCTATAGTCAATTTAGTGATATTCCATTGACTTTAGTTCATTTGAAGTCAATAGAACAAATTATTG ATTTGACATATTTTAAATCCACCCAGGAAAAGAGTATTGTAGCGAAAAAAGAAGGTTTAGCGTCCATTATATACGTTCAGTCAGCTTGTGATGCTCCATCACAACGAGATATATATGTAAAAGAAttgatgaaatttatttcaattgattcttaCGGCAAATGTCTAAACAACAAACCACTACCAACAAG tCTTCGCAATCCTACTGGTTCGATGGAAGAGCCACAGTTTCTGGACTTGATATCTAAATACAAGTTCGCAATTGCCTTTGAAAACGCTGTTACTGATGACTACATCACGGAGAAATTATGGAGACCTATTCGATTAGGAACTGTACCTATTTATTTGGGAGCACCAAACATTAAG aaatggcTGCCCCACGAAAATGCTGCCATTGTTGTTACGGATTTTGACAGCCCAAAATCTTTAGCCAACTATTTACATGCCTTAAACTTAGACGACGAAGCTTACAACCAACATCTCCAACACAAGATGGACCAGCGtgtacaaaatgaaaaactattagATGCTTTTAAAGCCAAATCTTGGCGTGATGAAAATGGAGAGAGTTTTATTGATAGTTTCCATTGTTATTTATGTGAAGAAGCTCACAAAATTGACGATCTTCGACAGCTAGATCGACACTACTCACATCATTCAGATCTAAGGGTTTTTTCATGCCCTCTGCCGACAGATCCTCTGACGGGTATAGTTAACCCGAGTGTGTGGTGGACTGAATATTTTGTGGATTCCTTTTTAGAAGGTGATGTTGCacaatcttttttgaaaaagaatcagaatttttctcATGATGAATTTAGTAATGAAGTTATCCGACACCTGTCACATAATCCAACCATTGACGAGCTATAA